GCTGGAGGAATACGGACACAAGCAGATTCGCAATTTCGTCATGCGCGACCGCAATCATCCCTGCGTGGTCGTCTGGTCCATCGGCAACGAAATCGGAAATCTGCCGGGCACGCGCGAGGGCAAATCCGGCCCGCGCGTCAAAATGATGCGTGACTTTGTTTTGAAATACGACACAACCCGCCCGGTTGGGATAGCCGACTGCATTCCGGAAACCGCCAATGAGCCGATTCTGGATGCCCTCGACCTGGTCGGCTGGAACTACGACCGGCGGTACTCTATCTTCCGGGAGCGTTATCCGCACAAACCGATTGTGTACAGCGAGTCGGCCTCAGCCCTGAGCACACGCGGCTTTTATGAGCTGCCGCTGCCGACCACCAAAACAGACTATTCTTCAGCCCTGCAGGTGGATTCCTATGATTTGAACGCAGCGCCCTGGTCGGATATCCCGGACCGGGAGTTCGCCCTGATGGAGCGGGACAGTTTTGTGGCCGGCGAGATGGTCTGGACGGGCTTTGACTATCTGGGTGAACCGACCCCCTTCGATGAGGAGGCACGCAGCTCGTACTTCGGGATTGTGGACCTGTGCGGCATCCCGAAAGACCGCTATTACCTGTACCGAAGTTACTGGCGGCCCGAAGCAACAACCGTGCATATCCTGCCGCACTGGAACTGGCCCGACCGCATCGGCAAAAATGTGCCGGTGTTTGTTTATACCAACGGCGACAGTGCCGAACTGTTCCTGAACGGAAAATCTCTCGGCCGGCGTGTCAAAGGGCAGGTGCCGGAACGGCCCGTCAATCTGGCGGAAGGAAAACCGGTTTCCGCCAGCAGTGTGCAGACGGAACAGGGGCACCCGGCTGAACACGCCGTCGATGGAGACAGCCAAACCCGATGGTGTGCCTCCTCCGCCGCTAAAGAGGAGTGGCTGGCCGTGGATTTGGGAAGCGAGCAGCCGATTCACCGCGTTCTGATTGAGTTCGAACGCGAAGCAAAGAATTACGGCTGCCGAATCGAAATCTCCTCCGACGGAACCGATTGGAAAACCGCTGCGGAAAAAGCAACCAGCACTCGCCCGCATTACGGCGGCCCGCGGGAGCACTTCTTTGCGGTGGATGCGAAGGCGCGTCATCTTCGCGTAGTCTTTACGGACTTCCGAAACAACTGCTGGGCCTCTATCCGGCGGCTGGGCGTCTATTCAAAAGAAGTCGAGTCGGATTACTACCTGCCGACATACCGCTATCGCCTCCGCTGGAATGATATAGTCTATGAACCCGGCGAACTGAAGGCCGTGGCCTACAAAGACGGCAACGTCATCGGCGAGGCGGTCATGCGCACGGCCGGAGCCCCGGCCCGCCTGCGCCTGACACCGGACCGAACCATTCTGGCGGCAACCGGAGAGGATTTGTCCTATATCCTCGTCGAAGCGCTGGATGCAGATGGCAATCTGTGCCCGCTGGCGGACAACCTCGTGCGATTCTCCGTGCGGGGTCCGGCAGAGATAGCCGGCGTCGGAAACGGCAATCCGATGTCGTTTGAGCCTTTCCAGGCGGACTATCGCAAATTGTTTTACGGCAAAGCCATGCTGATTATCCGCACGCTTGAAGGCCGAACAGGAAACGTCCGGATTCAGGCCGCATCAGACGGGCTTCAGGAGGCCGTTGCAGAACTGAAGGTTCAGTAAAGCGTACGAAGCCGCTTTGAGAAATCTGTTTCACGCCTGCGGAGGCTCCGGGGAACCGGAAGCGGCCGGAGCGGATGTTGCTGCCGTGCGCTGGGAAAGCAGATATTTGTGCAGCGTTCGGAGCAGCTCAGTCCGATTTATCGGCTTGGTCAGGTAGCCGTCGCAGCCGGCCTGGAGACATTTGCTCTCATCACTCTTCAGGGCGCTGGCCGTCAGGGCGATAATCGGCACCACGCAGCCCTGCTCCCGCAGGAGCCGTGTGGCGTCATAGCCGTTCATTTCGGGCATATGCATATCCATCAGAATCAGGTCATACGAACCGTTCAGGGCCTCTTCGACCACCCGTCGGCCGTTGTCGGCAATTGTTACCTCCAGTCCGTACTTTTCAAGCAGCTTGCAGATGAGAATCTGACTGGCGGCGGCATCTTCCGCCACCAAAACATGACCCCAAAAACGAATCGGCTCCGACTCAACCGGCTTGGTCTCCGGAAGCCCTTCCCGAAACAAGTCTTCGCCGAATGTCGCCGTTGAATTCGGAGGTGTTTGCGCCGGAAGACACACCCGAAAGACAGACCCCTGTCCGACCCGGCTCTCCACACTCAGGCTGCCCCCCATCAATTCCGTCAACCGGCGGGTAATCGTCAGCCCCAGCCCTGTCCCGCCGTAGTGACGCGTCGTACTCTCCTCCGCCTGCACAAAGGGCTCAAAGATCTTCTCCAGACGCTCGGGGGAAATCCCAATGCCGGTGTCCTCCACGGCAAAGCAGACAAACGGCTGATTTCCTTCGGTTTGAACGGACACGCGCAGATATACATGCCCGGTACTGGTAAACTTCACGGCATTGCCCAGCAGATTAATCAGACACTGACGCAGCCGAAGAGGATCGGTCAGGATTTCCGTCGGAATCGGCCCCTGCGGCAGAATTCGAAACTCCAGATGCTTTTTCAGAGCCGCCGGTTCCATCATCGCCTTAACGCTCAAGAGCAAATCCGGCAGAACACACGGAATCTTCTCCACCGTCAGCCGGCCGGCTTCAATCTTGGAAAAATCGAGAATATCGTTGATCAGCGCCAGCAGATTCTTTCCGCTGTCCACAATCAGCTGCAGAAAATGCCGCTGCGAGGCATCCAGATGTGTTTCGCAGAGCAGTTCGGCGAACCCGAGGATGGCGTTCATCGGCGTGCGGATTTCATGGCTCATATTGGCCAAAAAGGAGCTTTTGGCCTGACTGGCCTGTTCAGCCCGGCTCGCCCATTCCTCCGCCTTTTTCTTTTCCTCGGCCAGCTCGGCGGTCCGCAGAACCACCAGCTGCTCCGTCCGAATGTTGCGCTTGTGCAAATCCCACAAATACAGCGTCAGCAACGA
The window above is part of the Anaerohalosphaeraceae bacterium genome. Proteins encoded here:
- a CDS encoding glycoside hydrolase family 2 TIM barrel-domain containing protein → MKSTLSVMILAGAVLLSSSCGRQSAGIQRGKRMTEEQGRIVRNFNSGWRFCKGEQPAQAAQTDFDDSKWEAVRLPHDWAIRGPFNPEEHGYAGKLPWKGVGWYRKTFELPAHWQGRRVYLDFDGVMAFPKVYVNGQLAGEWDYGYMSFRIDATPYVKFGQKNLVAVRVDTRNQGTRWYPGAGIYRKVTMTVCNPVHIGHWATFITTPQVADHQAAVNIQTVLENHLGTPQPATLQVVIRDPKGNTAAQGMQEIVLPADSQQEISQSLQVLNPVRWDITSPNLYTAQVSIQTRDKLLDAETISFGIRTFEFTADDGFHLNGRRVQIHGVNLHHDHGPLGAAFYRRAMERQLEIMRDIGVNAVRTSHNPPAPELLELCDRMGFIVWDECFDKWDDKAGRVDGQPPLEEYGHKQIRNFVMRDRNHPCVVVWSIGNEIGNLPGTREGKSGPRVKMMRDFVLKYDTTRPVGIADCIPETANEPILDALDLVGWNYDRRYSIFRERYPHKPIVYSESASALSTRGFYELPLPTTKTDYSSALQVDSYDLNAAPWSDIPDREFALMERDSFVAGEMVWTGFDYLGEPTPFDEEARSSYFGIVDLCGIPKDRYYLYRSYWRPEATTVHILPHWNWPDRIGKNVPVFVYTNGDSAELFLNGKSLGRRVKGQVPERPVNLAEGKPVSASSVQTEQGHPAEHAVDGDSQTRWCASSAAKEEWLAVDLGSEQPIHRVLIEFEREAKNYGCRIEISSDGTDWKTAAEKATSTRPHYGGPREHFFAVDAKARHLRVVFTDFRNNCWASIRRLGVYSKEVESDYYLPTYRYRLRWNDIVYEPGELKAVAYKDGNVIGEAVMRTAGAPARLRLTPDRTILAATGEDLSYILVEALDADGNLCPLADNLVRFSVRGPAEIAGVGNGNPMSFEPFQADYRKLFYGKAMLIIRTLEGRTGNVRIQAASDGLQEAVAELKVQ
- a CDS encoding ATP-binding protein, which translates into the protein MTAESSRQSEPLNLSMFWQEPGIWLTGLAGLVFSVFLFFGSLASVERAAVRDFSRRAESAANEFHKVIDGVFFDLGSLERFIECSEEVTAQEFRDFTQPMLANSPVLLSISWIEPNRSEAAGRSPEGYRLRFGEPSVRPAQEQDFFVQPNPQVLRRAQNSSKPAVDYPDLETGRPGPFRIAVCIPIQTQGTAGSPSERGCLVGLMEVGRFLSARRTANDGLTCALQDCTFGLEPVWIHGIRRPLQPAHWFDSFGINIANFSYSDTIPCGDHLWRLYCQPRANYQVGFLLQVPWMILSGGLFLSSLLTLYLWDLHKRNIRTEQLVVLRTAELAEEKKKAEEWASRAEQASQAKSSFLANMSHEIRTPMNAILGFAELLCETHLDASQRHFLQLIVDSGKNLLALINDILDFSKIEAGRLTVEKIPCVLPDLLLSVKAMMEPAALKKHLEFRILPQGPIPTEILTDPLRLRQCLINLLGNAVKFTSTGHVYLRVSVQTEGNQPFVCFAVEDTGIGISPERLEKIFEPFVQAEESTTRHYGGTGLGLTITRRLTELMGGSLSVESRVGQGSVFRVCLPAQTPPNSTATFGEDLFREGLPETKPVESEPIRFWGHVLVAEDAAASQILICKLLEKYGLEVTIADNGRRVVEEALNGSYDLILMDMHMPEMNGYDATRLLREQGCVVPIIALTASALKSDESKCLQAGCDGYLTKPINRTELLRTLHKYLLSQRTAATSAPAASGSPEPPQA